One Methylosinus sp. C49 DNA segment encodes these proteins:
- a CDS encoding LapA family protein, translating to MRSVLRILVFVPLGLVFLYFAVANRGPVKIFLDPFPGAGESGPSFEAPLYLVVLAAIALGVLAGGLSSWVAHGRYRRAAKTARADAKKARSEADQLRGQALASLSAAPGRSSRNDL from the coding sequence ATGAGATCGGTTCTGCGCATTCTCGTCTTTGTTCCGCTGGGGCTGGTATTCCTCTATTTCGCGGTGGCGAATCGCGGGCCGGTGAAGATTTTCCTGGACCCGTTTCCGGGCGCGGGCGAGAGCGGGCCGTCTTTCGAGGCGCCGCTCTATCTCGTGGTTCTGGCGGCCATCGCGCTGGGCGTGCTGGCGGGCGGCCTGTCGTCCTGGGTGGCGCATGGCCGCTATCGCCGCGCCGCCAAGACCGCGCGCGCCGACGCCAAAAAGGCCCGTTCTGAGGCGGATCAGCTGCGCGGCCAAGCACTGGCGAGCCTTTCGGCCGCCCCTGGCCGCTCTTCGCGCAACGACCTTTGA
- the sppA gene encoding signal peptide peptidase SppA, whose product MSLPNEYLIDRRRLRRKLSYWRVLAVVAVALAGLAAFARFGEGGPSPAAKLSPHIARLSISGLITGDKATLDLIKSVGESHASAVLLNIDSPGGTTTGSEKLHDELRRLAEKKPMVAVVGTLAASGAYIAAIASDEIFAQGNSIVGSIGVLFQFPNVSRLLDTVGVKVEEVKSSPLKAAPNGLEPTSDAAREAIAALVTDSYDWFKQLVKDRRKLTDEELAKVSDGRVFTGRQSLPLKLIDKLGGEREAIEWLEANKGVAKKLPVRDWKEKSTLEKLGLVDSMASVSRTLGLSAFADALERAGLLAQQGLLDGMVAIWHAPMPD is encoded by the coding sequence ATGTCGCTTCCCAATGAATATCTGATCGATCGTCGCCGCCTTCGCCGCAAGCTCAGCTATTGGCGCGTTCTAGCCGTGGTCGCCGTCGCCCTCGCCGGCCTCGCGGCCTTTGCGCGATTCGGCGAAGGCGGGCCGAGCCCGGCCGCCAAGCTGTCGCCCCATATCGCCCGCCTGTCGATCAGCGGCCTCATCACCGGCGACAAGGCCACGCTCGATCTCATCAAATCCGTCGGCGAATCACATGCGAGCGCCGTGCTGCTGAATATCGACAGCCCCGGCGGCACCACGACAGGCTCCGAGAAGCTCCATGACGAGCTGCGCCGCCTCGCCGAGAAAAAGCCCATGGTCGCCGTCGTCGGGACGCTCGCCGCCTCGGGCGCCTATATTGCCGCCATCGCCTCCGATGAGATTTTCGCTCAAGGCAATTCGATCGTCGGCTCGATCGGCGTGCTGTTCCAATTCCCCAATGTCTCGCGTCTGCTCGACACTGTGGGCGTGAAGGTGGAGGAGGTGAAATCCTCCCCGCTGAAGGCCGCGCCCAATGGGCTGGAGCCGACCAGCGACGCCGCGCGCGAGGCCATCGCCGCGCTCGTCACCGACTCCTACGACTGGTTCAAGCAGCTGGTGAAGGATCGCCGCAAGCTCACCGACGAGGAGCTCGCCAAGGTCTCGGACGGCCGCGTCTTCACCGGCCGCCAGAGCCTGCCGCTGAAGCTCATCGACAAGCTCGGCGGCGAGCGCGAGGCGATCGAATGGCTGGAGGCCAATAAGGGCGTCGCCAAAAAGCTGCCGGTGCGCGACTGGAAAGAGAAGAGCACGCTGGAAAAGCTCGGCCTCGTCGATTCGATGGCGTCCGTGTCGCGGACGCTGGGACTTTCGGCCTTCGCCGACGCGCTGGAGCGCGCCGGCCTTCTCGCGCAGCAAGGGCTGCTTGACGGTATGGTCGCGATTTGGCACGCTCCCATGCCCGATTGA
- a CDS encoding dihydroorotase, whose amino-acid sequence MPKTFDMILAGGTLVNQDGVAPRDIGLRDGKIAEIGDLAQASAGERIDCAGLHILPGVIDTQVHFREPGPTHKEDLETGTRAAVLGGVVAVFEMPNTKPLTTSAAELADKVARASGRAHCDFAFWVGGTHENAKDIPELERLPGAAGIKVFMGSSTGSLLVADDAGVGEILSKTRRRAAFHSEDEYRLEERKPLRVPGDPSSHPVWRDEITALRSTERLLRIAREKGALVHVLHISTEEEIEFLAGHKDIASVEATPHHLTLDAQDYLRLGTLAQMNPPVRDARHREGIWRGVTQGIVDVLGSDHAPHTLEEKAKPYPESPSGMTGVQTLVPTMLDHVNAGRLTLQRFVDLTSAGPARLFGLAGKGRVAVGYDADLTVVDLKRRETIRNSWIASRCGWTPYDGMEVTGWPVGTIIRGARVMWEGELVSPSRGAPIRFQQAL is encoded by the coding sequence ATGCCCAAGACATTCGACATGATTCTCGCCGGCGGCACGCTCGTCAATCAGGATGGCGTCGCGCCGCGCGATATCGGGCTGCGCGACGGCAAGATCGCCGAGATCGGCGACCTCGCGCAAGCCTCGGCGGGCGAGCGGATCGATTGCGCGGGCCTTCATATATTGCCGGGCGTCATCGACACGCAGGTGCATTTTCGCGAGCCCGGCCCCACCCATAAGGAAGATTTGGAGACCGGAACCCGCGCCGCCGTCCTCGGCGGCGTCGTGGCGGTTTTCGAAATGCCCAACACCAAGCCGCTGACCACCAGCGCCGCCGAGCTTGCCGACAAGGTGGCGCGCGCCTCGGGCCGCGCGCATTGCGATTTCGCCTTTTGGGTCGGCGGCACGCATGAGAATGCGAAAGATATCCCCGAGCTCGAGCGCCTGCCCGGCGCGGCCGGCATAAAGGTTTTCATGGGCTCGTCCACCGGCTCGCTGCTGGTCGCCGACGACGCCGGCGTCGGCGAGATTCTCTCCAAGACGCGCCGCCGCGCCGCCTTCCACAGCGAGGACGAATATCGCCTCGAGGAGCGCAAGCCGCTTCGCGTTCCGGGCGACCCCAGCTCGCATCCGGTCTGGCGCGACGAGATCACCGCGCTGCGCTCCACCGAGCGGCTTTTGCGCATCGCCCGCGAGAAGGGCGCGCTCGTGCATGTGCTGCATATATCGACGGAGGAGGAGATCGAGTTTCTCGCCGGCCACAAGGATATCGCCAGCGTCGAGGCGACGCCGCATCACCTCACGCTCGATGCCCAAGACTATTTGCGGCTCGGCACTCTGGCGCAGATGAATCCGCCCGTGCGCGACGCGCGCCATCGCGAGGGGATTTGGCGTGGCGTGACGCAGGGGATCGTCGATGTGCTCGGCTCCGACCATGCGCCGCATACGCTCGAGGAGAAAGCCAAGCCCTATCCAGAGAGCCCGTCCGGCATGACCGGCGTGCAGACTCTGGTGCCGACCATGCTGGACCATGTGAACGCCGGCCGGCTCACCTTGCAGCGCTTCGTGGACCTCACCAGCGCCGGGCCGGCGCGCCTCTTCGGCCTCGCCGGCAAAGGCCGCGTCGCCGTGGGCTATGACGCCGATCTGACCGTGGTCGATCTGAAACGCCGCGAAACCATCCGCAACAGCTGGATCGCCTCGCGCTGCGGCTGGACGCCCTATGACGGGATGGAGGTGACGGGCTGGCCCGTCGGAACGATCATTCGCGGCGCGCGGGTGATGTGGGAGGGCGAGCTGGTCTCGCCCTCGCGCGGCGCGCCGATCCGGTTTCAGCAGGCGTTGTGA
- the ihfB gene encoding integration host factor subunit beta codes for MIKSELIQRIAARNGHLYQRDVETIVSTILDEITLALARGDRVELRGFGAFSVKRREARTGRNPRTGEQVSVEEKSVPFFKTGKEMRERLNDAHG; via the coding sequence ATGATCAAATCAGAACTCATCCAAAGAATTGCCGCCCGCAATGGGCATCTCTATCAGCGCGACGTCGAGACGATCGTCAGCACGATTCTCGACGAGATCACACTGGCGCTCGCGCGCGGCGACCGGGTCGAGCTACGCGGCTTCGGCGCCTTCTCGGTGAAGCGGCGAGAGGCCCGCACGGGCCGCAATCCGCGCACCGGCGAGCAAGTCTCGGTGGAGGAGAAATCCGTGCCCTTCTTCAAGACGGGCAAGGAAATGCGCGAGCGGCTGAACGACGCCCACGGCTGA
- the mdoH gene encoding glucans biosynthesis glucosyltransferase MdoH — MDGVALSLVEPVPPDVAAPPPPVDPAAAPPMPAERRLEMPTQSFWRFKAKERRRRSAPKLWRTPWISRFVTFGGGLALTAYGGYEMYRVIDVGGVTTLKWALLALFVLNFSWIALSFASAVVGFVALLLARRPPPPPETLTARTAVVMPIYNEAPSRVFGALQAILQDVEATGLGAHFDWFFLSDTTNPDIWIAEERAFAAMRRRLGPQARIYYRRREKNVSRKAGNIADFVTRWGGGYEHMVVLDADSLMAGDAIVRLAAAMEADPDAGIIQTLPLIINRNTLFARVQQFAARIYGPVIAAGLAQWMGRDGNYWGHNAIIRTQAFAHHCGLPDLKGRPPFGGHILSHDFVEAALIRRAGYSVYMMPTLGGSFEESPPSLIDLSIRDRRWCQGNLQHSRILGARGFHWATRQHFLTGIFGYLTSPLWLCQLLVGIALVFQASYFRPEYFTAKFTLFPVWPRFDAERSLALFALTMAILLAPKFFGLILAMIDRETRRGSGGIIMLLISTLFEVLMSALLAPIMMLIQTGHVFHILFGFDTGWDPQRRDDGSVPFNAIVRRHQWHVALGALTLVAGLMISPSLVAWMSPTIAGLILAIGISYITGQRWLGLVFRRAGVLVTPEETTTPKIARKGRALHRLLARAGQDEQNCLVAIHGDSELRALHEAWLPARPPRKRGSISADRAMAEAKLADAESLEDAVEWLNRGERLVVLGDRALLGMLARLPRRAEKEEAAAQEADATRLAS; from the coding sequence ATGGACGGTGTAGCTCTCTCTCTCGTCGAACCCGTTCCGCCGGACGTCGCCGCTCCGCCGCCGCCCGTCGATCCCGCCGCCGCGCCGCCCATGCCGGCGGAGCGCCGGCTCGAGATGCCGACGCAATCCTTCTGGCGCTTCAAGGCGAAGGAGCGTCGCCGGCGCTCGGCGCCGAAGCTCTGGCGCACGCCTTGGATCTCGCGCTTCGTCACCTTCGGCGGCGGCCTCGCGCTCACCGCCTATGGCGGCTACGAGATGTACCGCGTCATCGACGTCGGCGGCGTCACCACGCTAAAATGGGCGCTGCTCGCGCTCTTCGTGCTGAACTTCTCCTGGATCGCGCTCTCCTTCGCCAGCGCCGTCGTCGGTTTTGTCGCGCTGCTGCTCGCGCGCCGCCCGCCGCCGCCGCCGGAAACGCTCACAGCGCGCACCGCCGTCGTCATGCCCATCTACAATGAGGCGCCGAGCCGCGTCTTCGGCGCGTTGCAGGCCATATTGCAGGATGTGGAGGCGACCGGCCTCGGCGCCCATTTCGACTGGTTCTTCCTCTCCGACACCACCAACCCCGATATCTGGATCGCCGAGGAGCGCGCCTTCGCCGCCATGCGCCGCAGGCTGGGGCCGCAGGCGCGCATCTATTATCGCCGGCGGGAGAAGAACGTCAGCCGCAAGGCCGGCAATATCGCCGATTTTGTCACCCGCTGGGGCGGCGGCTATGAGCATATGGTGGTGCTCGACGCCGACAGCTTGATGGCCGGCGACGCCATCGTGCGGCTCGCCGCCGCGATGGAGGCCGACCCGGACGCCGGCATCATCCAGACGCTGCCGCTCATCATCAATCGCAACACGCTGTTCGCGCGCGTGCAGCAATTCGCGGCGCGCATCTATGGTCCCGTCATCGCCGCCGGCCTCGCGCAATGGATGGGGCGCGACGGCAATTATTGGGGCCATAACGCGATCATTCGCACGCAGGCTTTCGCGCATCATTGCGGTCTGCCCGATCTCAAGGGCCGTCCGCCCTTCGGCGGGCATATTCTCAGCCATGATTTCGTCGAGGCGGCGCTCATTCGCCGCGCCGGCTACTCCGTCTATATGATGCCGACGCTCGGCGGCTCCTTCGAGGAGAGCCCGCCCTCGCTGATCGATCTCTCGATCCGCGACCGCCGCTGGTGCCAGGGCAATCTGCAGCATTCGCGCATTTTGGGCGCGCGCGGATTCCATTGGGCGACGCGGCAGCATTTCCTCACGGGAATCTTCGGCTATCTCACCTCGCCGCTATGGCTCTGCCAGCTCTTGGTGGGCATCGCGCTGGTCTTTCAGGCGAGCTATTTCCGGCCGGAATATTTCACCGCCAAATTCACGCTCTTCCCGGTGTGGCCGCGCTTCGACGCAGAACGCTCGCTGGCGCTGTTCGCGCTCACAATGGCGATATTGCTGGCGCCAAAATTCTTCGGCCTCATTCTCGCGATGATCGATCGCGAGACGCGGCGCGGCTCTGGCGGCATTATCATGCTGCTGATCTCGACTCTGTTCGAGGTGCTGATGTCGGCGCTGCTCGCGCCGATCATGATGCTGATCCAGACCGGCCATGTCTTTCACATTCTCTTCGGCTTCGACACCGGCTGGGACCCGCAGCGGCGCGACGACGGCTCGGTTCCCTTCAACGCCATCGTGCGCCGCCATCAATGGCATGTGGCGCTCGGCGCGCTGACCTTGGTCGCCGGCCTGATGATCTCGCCCTCGCTCGTCGCCTGGATGTCGCCGACCATCGCCGGCCTCATATTGGCGATCGGCATCTCCTATATCACCGGCCAGCGCTGGCTCGGCCTCGTGTTCCGCCGCGCCGGCGTGCTGGTGACGCCGGAGGAGACGACGACGCCCAAGATCGCGCGCAAGGGCCGCGCTCTGCATCGTCTGCTGGCGCGCGCCGGACAGGACGAGCAGAATTGCCTCGTCGCCATCCACGGCGATTCCGAGCTGCGCGCGCTGCACGAGGCCTGGCTGCCGGCGCGCCCGCCGCGCAAGCGCGGCTCCATATCTGCCGATCGCGCGATGGCGGAGGCCAAGCTCGCTGATGCAGAATCGCTCGAGGATGCGGTCGAATGGCTCAACCGCGGCGAGCGGCTGGTCGTGCTCGGCGACCGCGCTCTGCTCGGCATGCTCGCGCGCCTGCCGCGTCGCGCCGAGAAGGAAGAGGCCGCGGCGCAAGAGGCCGACGCCACAAGATTGGCGAGCTGA
- the glmU gene encoding bifunctional UDP-N-acetylglucosamine diphosphorylase/glucosamine-1-phosphate N-acetyltransferase GlmU has translation MEARPTDRRSLAVILAAGEGTRMKSRRPKVLHEVAGRSMLGHVLAAATALDEIAVVIGAGKEDVAAEARRQRPDAKIFVQEKQLGTAHAVLAAREAFAGADDIVVLFADTPLVRAETIAALRAALAEGAAVAVLAFEAADPHGYGRILCDSEGRPAAIREEKDANEAERACRLCNAGLMAISSGKALALLDGIDAANAQKEYYLTDIVARAAAAGLGTRLVVAAEEEVLGVNDRVQLARAESVAQERLRRAAMLGGATLIAPQTVFLSHDTKIGRDVTIEPGVVIGPGVEIADGAVIHAYSHLEGAQVGERATVGPYGRLRPGAKLAAQSKVGNFVEIKGAEIGEGAKVNHLTYIGDASVGAHSNVGAGVITCNYDGFFKYRTIIGANAFIGSNSALVAPVTIGDGAYIGSGSVVTKDVSADALAVARGRQMEKQGWAESFRRVQKAKKDKK, from the coding sequence ATGGAAGCTCGACCGACCGACCGCCGCTCCCTCGCCGTAATTCTCGCCGCCGGCGAAGGCACGCGCATGAAATCGCGCCGGCCCAAGGTTCTCCATGAGGTCGCCGGGCGGTCCATGCTCGGCCATGTGCTGGCCGCCGCGACCGCGCTGGACGAGATCGCCGTCGTCATCGGCGCCGGCAAGGAGGATGTCGCCGCCGAGGCCCGCCGCCAGCGGCCGGACGCGAAAATCTTCGTCCAAGAGAAGCAGCTCGGCACCGCCCATGCCGTTCTGGCGGCGCGCGAGGCCTTCGCCGGGGCGGACGATATCGTCGTGCTCTTCGCCGATACGCCGCTGGTGCGCGCCGAGACGATCGCCGCTTTGCGCGCGGCGCTGGCCGAGGGCGCCGCCGTCGCCGTGCTCGCCTTCGAGGCCGCCGATCCGCATGGCTATGGCCGGATACTCTGCGACTCAGAAGGGCGCCCCGCCGCCATTCGCGAGGAGAAGGACGCCAACGAGGCCGAGCGCGCCTGCCGGCTCTGCAACGCCGGGCTGATGGCCATTTCCAGCGGCAAGGCTCTGGCGCTATTGGACGGGATCGACGCGGCCAATGCGCAGAAAGAATATTATCTCACCGATATCGTCGCCCGCGCCGCCGCGGCCGGGCTGGGGACGCGGCTGGTGGTCGCGGCGGAGGAGGAGGTTCTCGGCGTCAACGACCGCGTCCAGCTCGCCCGCGCCGAATCCGTCGCCCAGGAGCGGCTCCGCCGCGCGGCCATGCTCGGCGGCGCGACGCTGATCGCCCCGCAGACCGTCTTTCTCTCCCATGACACCAAGATCGGCCGCGATGTGACGATCGAGCCCGGAGTCGTCATCGGCCCCGGCGTCGAGATCGCCGATGGCGCGGTCATTCACGCCTATTCGCATCTCGAGGGGGCGCAGGTGGGCGAGCGCGCCACGGTCGGCCCCTATGGGCGGCTGCGGCCGGGCGCAAAGCTCGCGGCGCAGTCCAAGGTCGGCAATTTCGTCGAGATCAAGGGGGCCGAGATCGGCGAAGGGGCCAAGGTCAATCATCTGACCTATATCGGCGACGCCTCCGTCGGCGCGCATTCCAACGTCGGCGCCGGCGTCATCACCTGCAATTACGACGGTTTCTTCAAATATCGCACCATCATCGGCGCGAACGCCTTCATCGGCTCCAATTCGGCGCTGGTCGCCCCGGTGACGATCGGCGACGGCGCCTATATCGGCTCCGGCTCGGTCGTCACCAAGGACGTCTCGGCGGACGCCCTCGCCGTGGCGCGCGGCCGCCAGATGGAGAAGCAAGGCTGGGCGGAGAGCTTCCGCCGCGTCCAAAAGGCGAAGAAGGACAAAAAATAG
- a CDS encoding glucan biosynthesis protein, translating into MFVRRDLLKASLTALAGGISGGRAFAQSAPPAPPPAPAIFGREVVIELARALAKRPFAAPSAELREPFANLSYEQYVGIKTKAGAAIWSGENRGFSVEPLHRGFIFGAPIELYVVEDRVAKRVVYDQAKFDYGGLKVGDKLPDIGFSGFRILAPQSAGAPDTELALFQGASFYRAQARGQTLGVTARGLSIRTADPRGEEFPIFRSFWIEKPTLAGNALVIHALLDSQSVTGAYLFTLRPGEATIIDAEFTLFPRVAIDHLGLGGAAAASLFTPLDHRRSDDPRPFVAETNGLQMLTGKDEWLWRPVSNRDTLQISAFVDSNPKGFGFLTRDRDIETYQDDIQHWELRPSLWVEPIGDWGEGSVQLVEIPSESEVNANIVAYWRPKQPLAAGKEATFAYRQFWCWSPPARPPFAVAVSAFGGRAPSPKLRRFIVQFAGDNLGDPQRVANLRPVLTTSPGSATNIRIYPNPKAKTCRVVFDVDPAGETFCELRLVLHSGDEPISETWLYRWTV; encoded by the coding sequence ATGTTCGTACGCAGAGACCTGTTGAAAGCCTCCTTGACCGCGCTCGCCGGCGGAATCTCCGGCGGCCGCGCTTTCGCCCAATCGGCTCCGCCGGCCCCGCCGCCGGCGCCCGCCATTTTCGGCCGCGAGGTGGTGATCGAGCTCGCCCGCGCGCTCGCCAAGCGTCCCTTCGCCGCCCCCTCGGCGGAGCTGCGCGAGCCTTTCGCCAATCTGAGCTATGAGCAATATGTCGGCATAAAGACGAAGGCCGGGGCGGCCATATGGAGCGGCGAGAATCGCGGCTTCTCGGTCGAGCCGCTACATAGGGGGTTCATTTTCGGCGCGCCGATCGAGCTCTATGTCGTCGAGGACAGGGTCGCCAAGCGCGTCGTCTATGACCAGGCCAAATTCGACTATGGCGGTCTGAAGGTCGGCGACAAGCTGCCGGATATCGGCTTCTCGGGCTTTCGCATCCTCGCTCCCCAGAGCGCCGGCGCGCCGGACACGGAGCTGGCTCTCTTCCAGGGCGCGAGCTTCTATCGCGCCCAGGCGCGCGGACAGACGCTCGGCGTCACCGCCCGCGGCCTCTCCATCCGCACCGCCGATCCGCGCGGCGAGGAATTTCCGATCTTCCGCAGCTTCTGGATCGAGAAGCCGACGCTCGCCGGCAACGCCCTCGTCATTCACGCTCTGCTCGACTCGCAGAGCGTCACGGGCGCCTATCTGTTCACGCTGCGGCCGGGCGAGGCGACGATCATCGACGCGGAATTCACGCTGTTCCCGCGCGTCGCCATCGATCATCTGGGGCTCGGCGGCGCGGCGGCGGCCTCGCTGTTCACCCCGCTCGACCATCGCCGCTCCGATGATCCGCGCCCCTTCGTCGCCGAGACCAATGGGCTGCAAATGCTCACCGGCAAGGACGAATGGCTGTGGAGGCCGGTCTCCAACCGCGACACGCTGCAAATCTCGGCCTTTGTCGACTCCAATCCGAAGGGCTTCGGATTTTTGACGCGCGACCGTGACATAGAGACCTACCAGGACGACATACAGCATTGGGAGCTGCGTCCTTCGCTCTGGGTGGAGCCGATCGGCGATTGGGGCGAGGGCTCGGTGCAGCTGGTCGAAATCCCCTCCGAATCGGAGGTGAACGCCAATATCGTCGCTTATTGGCGGCCCAAGCAGCCGCTCGCCGCGGGCAAGGAGGCGACTTTCGCCTATCGGCAGTTCTGGTGCTGGAGCCCGCCGGCGCGTCCGCCTTTCGCGGTCGCCGTCTCGGCTTTCGGCGGCCGCGCGCCTTCGCCGAAACTGCGCCGCTTTATCGTCCAGTTTGCGGGCGACAATCTGGGCGATCCGCAACGTGTCGCCAATCTGCGGCCCGTCTTGACGACATCGCCCGGATCGGCGACGAACATTCGCATCTATCCCAATCCGAAGGCGAAGACATGCCGCGTCGTCTTCGACGTCGATCCCGCCGGCGAGACCTTTTGCGAGCTGCGCCTCGTCCTCCATTCGGGCGACGAGCCGATCAGCGAAACTTGGCTCTATAGATGGACGGTGTAG
- a CDS encoding glycosyltransferase family 4 protein, translating into MAGFAPNVVICIDHASVTGGQAKVAIESALGLAAHGARPIVFASAAPVDERLTAAGIEVVCLGQHDLLGNPSRIAAAFQGTWNLRAAEALGDLLARLPRDNTIVHVHGWAKALSPAIAAPIRASGLPRVYTLHEYFLFCPNGGFYNYQKHELCRLEPLSAACWATACDAVNYPRKIWRSARLAYARGPAKFAELFADYICISNYQEEIIGRYLPEGVRLHRVSNPVDAQDLGPKNDPASGDFIFVGRLSPEKGAFLFAEAAARAGIDPVFIGDGPIGEELRARYPRARFLGWLPPSEARSHMRAARALVFPSLWYEGQPLTVMEAKAMGTPVIVSDVCAGREEVTDGETGLWFTSANVESLAGALTRMKDDALVARLSTGAHAAYWRDPPTLERHVERILGVYGEIMQRERR; encoded by the coding sequence ATGGCCGGTTTCGCGCCCAATGTCGTCATCTGCATCGACCACGCCTCCGTCACCGGCGGCCAGGCCAAAGTGGCGATCGAGAGCGCATTGGGCCTCGCCGCCCATGGCGCGCGGCCGATCGTCTTCGCCTCGGCGGCGCCGGTGGACGAGCGGCTCACGGCGGCCGGCATAGAGGTCGTCTGCCTCGGCCAGCATGACCTTCTCGGCAATCCATCGCGGATCGCCGCCGCCTTTCAGGGCACGTGGAACTTGCGCGCCGCCGAGGCGCTGGGCGATCTGCTCGCCCGCCTGCCGCGGGACAATACGATCGTCCATGTGCATGGCTGGGCCAAGGCGCTGTCGCCGGCCATCGCCGCGCCGATCCGCGCCTCCGGCCTGCCGCGCGTCTACACGCTGCACGAGTATTTTCTGTTCTGTCCCAATGGCGGCTTCTACAATTACCAGAAGCACGAGCTCTGCCGGCTGGAGCCGCTCTCCGCGGCCTGCTGGGCGACGGCCTGCGATGCGGTGAATTATCCGCGCAAGATCTGGCGCAGCGCCCGCCTCGCCTATGCGCGCGGCCCCGCCAAATTCGCCGAGCTCTTCGCGGATTACATCTGCATCTCGAATTATCAGGAGGAGATCATCGGCCGCTATCTGCCGGAGGGCGTGCGGCTGCATCGCGTCTCCAATCCGGTGGACGCGCAGGACCTCGGTCCCAAGAACGATCCGGCCTCCGGCGATTTCATCTTCGTCGGACGTCTTTCGCCGGAAAAGGGCGCCTTTCTCTTCGCCGAGGCGGCGGCGCGCGCGGGGATCGATCCGGTCTTTATCGGCGATGGGCCGATCGGCGAGGAGTTGCGCGCGCGCTATCCGCGAGCGCGCTTTCTCGGCTGGTTGCCGCCGAGCGAGGCGCGTTCGCATATGCGCGCCGCGCGGGCGCTGGTCTTCCCCTCGCTGTGGTACGAGGGCCAGCCGCTCACCGTGATGGAGGCGAAGGCGATGGGAACGCCCGTCATCGTCTCCGACGTTTGCGCCGGACGCGAGGAGGTGACGGATGGCGAGACCGGCCTCTGGTTCACGAGCGCCAATGTCGAATCGCTCGCCGGCGCGCTGACGCGGATGAAGGATGACGCGCTGGTCGCGCGTCTGTCGACGGGCGCGCACGCCGCCTATTGGCGCGATCCGCCGACGCTCGAGCGCCATGTCGAGCGCATTCTCGGCGTCTACGGCGAGATCATGCAGCGCGAGCGTCGCTGA
- a CDS encoding folate-binding protein YgfZ, translated as MTSATLLSDRGVVEVAGPDAAKYLHGILTQNVKTIEAGELRFAALLTPQGKIIVDFFIFARAGEDGLVLLLDCASNMVETLLDRLKFYKLRAAVTITDRSADYASVAFPEATAKPAIDAIALAADPRAESLGWRGLVTREIAGTLATAPRDAYDAKRIAAAAPEGGLDFVYGDAFPHEANMDRLAGVDFKKGCFLGQEVVSRMKHRGPVRKRVATFHAEGAAPAPGTTIKAGEVEIGVTGSAVGGEGLALIRLDRLADAKAGGSTPLANGVPLEFTVVEG; from the coding sequence ATGACCAGCGCCACACTTCTCTCGGATCGAGGCGTCGTCGAGGTCGCAGGCCCCGACGCCGCCAAATATTTGCACGGCATTCTGACGCAGAATGTGAAGACCATCGAGGCCGGCGAGCTGCGCTTTGCGGCGCTGCTCACGCCGCAGGGCAAGATCATCGTCGACTTCTTCATCTTCGCCCGCGCCGGCGAGGATGGGCTCGTGCTGCTGCTCGATTGCGCGTCCAATATGGTGGAGACGCTGCTCGATCGCCTGAAATTCTACAAGCTGCGCGCCGCCGTGACGATCACCGACCGCAGCGCCGATTACGCCAGCGTCGCCTTCCCGGAGGCGACCGCCAAGCCGGCGATCGACGCCATCGCCCTCGCGGCGGACCCCCGCGCGGAAAGCCTCGGCTGGCGCGGCCTCGTGACGCGCGAGATCGCCGGAACGCTCGCCACCGCGCCGCGCGACGCCTATGACGCCAAGCGCATCGCCGCCGCCGCGCCCGAGGGCGGCCTCGATTTCGTCTATGGCGACGCCTTCCCGCATGAGGCGAATATGGACCGCCTCGCCGGCGTCGATTTCAAGAAAGGCTGCTTCCTCGGCCAGGAGGTGGTCTCGCGCATGAAGCACCGCGGCCCGGTGCGCAAGCGCGTCGCGACTTTCCACGCCGAGGGCGCGGCCCCGGCGCCGGGCACGACGATCAAGGCCGGCGAGGTGGAAATCGGCGTCACCGGCTCGGCCGTGGGCGGCGAAGGTCTGGCGCTGATCCGTCTCGACCGGCTGGCCGACGCCAAGGCCGGCGGCTCCACGCCGCTCGCCAATGGCGTGCCGCTGGAATTTACCGTGGTGGAAGGCTGA